AAAAGATAAGCAAGTTGGCTAGAAGTGTTAACATAACGAGTTGCAATAGTACCATTCAAAATTGCATTGCGTACGAAATCACAATCAATATCTATGTATTTGGTATCCTCGTAAAGGACTATATTGGCAATAATATGCAGTGCGGCTTGACTATCACAATAAACCAACATAGGGCGTGTTAAAATAACAGCCCACTGGATGCACactgttaattttttaaaagcaaCACAGTAGCGTGCTTCAAGCAAAATACTTGAGtattattaatatgaaataatgGTAAACTTACAGtatttaaaacataacaaaaaaaaataactatccACTAACACTTTTATCCTAATTTATCCTAATTTTAATCCACCACTCCAatccataattaaaaaataactaaatccAAAAGGTAAGGAAcaaaactcaattaaattaaaattaaaacactcCTAAAGCATTCTCTTAACACTCCTCCTTGCTTTAGAAGCTGCAAACACTAAGTCTTAACCTTAAAAATTCAAACTTACAAGTAGGCAATGTGTTCCGGTATAGGGTTGAAGTCTCTTACTCAAAACGTTCCTGGACGGACAGAAGTTGCTCAAAGCGCTCCAGGTTGAAGGCCGGACAAACGTTGCTCAAAGAACTCCAGGTTGTATTGCTCGTTCTCCTTCCTCTTTCTCCAAGCCGGACGGGCGGacacctgtcaaaggcactccgatgttagcaaaatgatgaagatgaagttttgatgatatccaaatcaagtcaagaacaaccaagactcatgaagaatgatcttttgaagacttgtaatcttttgtaataattgtatgatcataggaaaattagtagttttatgtatacattcaaaagtgatgtaaaaataaaccaaaaagccaaaactgtgcagtgctaatcgattaacagagggtgttaatcgattgttccagtgcgccatgaagaagcccagcattgcagtgttaatcgattaacacagggtgttaatcgattaacgttaatcgattaacaagggctgttaatcgattaacacaggagccgtttgaaaaactagccgttttaagagccgttggactatccgttggggtgctaatcgattaaccactgtagataatcgattaacacagtgtgaaaggctgaaaacgaaaaatggaagagtctttggatgagtctataaatagactctcatttcctctcaagaaacaGTTAACCAActagagaaactcttcccttgtgctcaaatactctgaaactcttgagaattgtgtgctcttgctcagctaaggaaactctgtctgtagagttggtggaATACttctacggtgatagaggaatagctgattcatccttggtgtgtctaaggaggtgttcggaagaggaagttcatccttcgtgaagcattcgaaggaggtggtcatcctttgtgaagattcaaaggaggtgtaagttggttcatccttcgtgaagcattcgaaggaggtggtcatcctttgtgaagactcaaaggaggtggttgtctcatctcttgtggcatcaagagaggtggtttctaaactcttacaaattgtatctttgtgattgtagtttgtaattgttttgtgattagtgaaaggtttatcttgttttgagataagcgactggacgtaggattggtaagatccgaaccaggataaaatcatctgtgcaaatttctctctacCTTACTCTTgcattatttgtctttattaattgctaagtaagtttaattgagtagaaattaaaaggcacacgttaatattgaaaaccctcttggtttgttatcccacgctaaccattccgctgcagccgctcctgacaattggtatcagagcttgctttgatagtcattcaaatggcgggatcacatcaaacctttgtagagggtgcttctatcaatagaccaccactattcacaggtgaaaattacgcattctggaaggtaagaatgcaaatttttatggaatctattgatatagatatttgggatgctgttgcatctggtccttttgttccaattaacaatatgcaggaatcaaagccccgtgaccaatggactgctcaagataagaaaaaatttggtaatgatgtaaaagctcgtaatattatttcatctgctttaactgttgatgagttttacaggatttctatttgtaaaactgcacaagaaatgtgggaagtacttaaagtaacccatgaaggtacagatgatgttaagagagctagaaagaataccttaatccaggaatacgaaatgttcaggatgaagcaaggggaaacaatagtagatgttcaaaaacgcttcaccaacattgtcaatcatctcattggactaggtaaatctttcgatactgatgagcttaatataaaaattctgaaatctttagacaggtcttggcaaccaaaagtgactgcaatttctgagtcacaaaatctgaacaccatgactatggcggcactgtttggaaagttgagggaacatgaacttgacctcggaagactagatgaagaagaagcaaaagcaaaaactaagaaaaagagtctagccttgaaatctgaggttgaaagaagcaaaggtaaatcggaagatgaagactcagacgaagaagaagaattgagactcatgataaaaaggctcaacaggttcatgaagtctaaaggcaaaggaaaatttagatacgaaaagaaagataatccagtatcttcctcaaattaccgatgctatggttgcggagaaaaggggcatctaaaagcagactgcccaaatcaaaagaagggtgaagaaaggaaagaaaagaagttcttcaagaaaaagaaagcatacatcgcatgggaagacgacaatgagaccatttcagattcaagctactcagatgaagaagcaaacatctgtttagtggtgaacgacgacgctggaagccaagtaagtacatctagcgattctgataattctagtcaaattagtgaagatgaattgcatgaaatttatgctgctttaatagtagaatctgaaaaactagatcttgctcataagaaattgaaaaaggatttcaaaaatttaaaattaaattttgaaaatatttctgaagaaaataaaaatttgaaatcagattttgaaaatattcttgaagaaaataagaatttaaaattaaattttgaaaatacttttgaagaaaataaaattttgaaaaataaagttttaatttatgaaaaaggtaaatttactagtagtgataaatgtgcatcttgtgttaatcataagaaactactagatgaaacaacctcaggagaatgtagtaaaactaatgaaaataaggttgttaaaaataagtatgttcctagaattaaaaataaacataatcatagaacccgtagaacttgggtagaaaaaggaacaacttataggaacacaaatgttgtatcatgcttttattgtatgaaaaagggtcatacttcaaataaatgtaaaattaagcattatggtgttccaagtggtagatatgtttgggttataaaatgatttcttttttctaaatctaaccgaaaggacccatacaaaattgTTGGgtacctattttttttttaaaattctttaaaacaaaatttaagaaaatttttattccaaggtaGATGGAACTATttttcaaacggaaaacatttgaaatagaagaatatgtgcatgttgtctttgatgaaattttagaccttgaggcaaaacctcttgagtcatttgaattacatgcagACAATGATaaagatttgtagaagacaacaagtgaagaatgatgtcaatcctcaagatgaagatctaatcaaaatgtgaaaacaacctagaggattctcATTACAAAATTGGAGGGATATCTAAAGGGGTACTTTAGATTTCTATGTTTTCATTAGTGTATGCCCTTCatatttccttgtatgcttgcCTCTTTAAATTCACTAAAATGTATGTtgcttttcttattatttctatacatacatgcttttattaagggggagtatattttctaataaatttagggggagctatactacatcactttttaataatgatcaaaaagggggagaaatatttaaagccttaaacttatttctaagttcactaacaattgtttcttccttaagttgttttttaaatacagattattaccaaaagctttaaatcaagaagattttgatcatcatcaaaaagggggagattgttagcaaaatgatgaagatgaagttttgatgatatccaaatcaagttaagaacaaccaagactcatgaagaatgatcttttgaagacttgtaatcttttgtaataattgtatgatcataggaaaattagtagttttatgtatacattcaaaagtgatgtaaaaataaaccaaaaagccaaaactgtgcagtgctaatcgattaacagagggtgttaatcgattgttccagtgcgccatgaagaagcccagcattgcagtgttaatcgattaacacagggtgttaatcgattaacgttaatcgattaacaagggctgttaatcgattaacacaggagccgtttgaaaaactagccgttttaagagccgttggactatccgttggggtgctaatcgattaaccactgtagctaatcgattaacacagtgtgaaaggctgaaaacgaaaaatggaagagtctttggatgagtctataaatagactctcatttcctctcaagaaacaGTTAACCAActagagaaactcttcccttgtgctcaaatactctgaaactcttgagaattgtgtgctcttgctcagctaaggaaactctgtctgtagagttggtggaATACttctacggtgatagaggaatagctgattcatccttggtgtgtctaaggaggtgttcggaagaggaagttcatccttcgtgaagcattcgaaggaggtggtcatcctttgtgaagattcaaaggaggtgtaagttggttcatccttcgtgaagcattcgaaggaggtggtcatcctttgtgaagactcaaaggaggtggttgtctcatctcttgtggcatcaagagaggtggtttctaaactcttacaaattgtatctttgtgattgtagtttgtaattgttttgtgattagtgaaaggtttatcttgttttgagataagcgactggacgtaggattggtaagatccgaaccaggataaaatcatctgtgcaaatttctctctacCTTACTCTTgcattatttgtctttattaattgctaagtaagtttaattgagtagaaattaaaaggcacacgttaatattgaaaaccctcttggtttgttatcccacgctaaccattccgctgcagccgctcctgacatCCGACACTCAAGTTAGTAATGTAATTGAGCGGTTGACACAACAAGTAATGCATATATTGTGCAACCTGGTCTAaagtcatacctgagacctttatttatactagttggTGATGAACCTTTACCTTTCGCTGGCCTAATGACGGCCCAATCACACCTTAATCCGCATTAGGGGCTTAATGAGTCATTACTAGTGGGCCTGGCCTAGGTGGACAGCCATGGGAGGACGGTGGACGACCTGGGCGGTCGGTTTGGGAGGACGACCATGGGAGGACTGTTCGGGAAGACGACCGTGTGGGAGGACCGTACGGTCATGTGGGACGACCGTACGGTACATGACGCCCCCAAGCCCGAGCATGATGTAATTCTGCGAAGGGATTCTGTACACGACCTTCCTAATAAGGACGAGTTCTTTGGTTGGTTTTTGTTTATGTCCTCTTCGTTTGTTGATCACGATGGGTGGTTGGAAAAACGGGTCTTGCCTTTGTCGGCTGAGATGGATACGCTACTAATCCTTCAATTTGACCGGCTAGAattcctttggtgaagatccacaATCGTCGACCTTCAGTGAGGCCGGCCGGgattcctttggtgaagatcTACGGTCGCCGACCTTTGGTGAGGCCGATCGGgattcctttggtgaagatccacggTCGCCGACCTTTAGTGAGGCCGGTCAGgattcctttggtgaagatccacaGTCACCGACCTATGGTGAGGCCCACCGAAATATCTTTGGTGAAGATCCACTGTCGCCGACCTTCGGTGAGGCCAGCCGGGATTCCTTTAAGGTGTGGCCGAACGATTGTGGTTGAACACTAGAGGCCAAATTTAGCTAAGAGGTTGAGGCCGAACACGTACCTGTGCAGCCATGGGAGGCCGAGAAATTGAGGCTAAGGTATGGCCGAACGATGGAGGCTAATCATTTCAGGCCAAATTTGGCTAATTACCTAAGGCCGAATGGTAGAACAGTTGAGGCCAGATGGACCAATGGTTGTGGCGGGATGACCGAGAGGTGGAGGCCGACTGGCCAAAtacttgtgaggccgaatgatCGAGTGGTTGATGCCGAATGGCAAGTAGTTGAGGCCGGATGGCCGAGTGGTTGATGCCGAATGGCAGAATCCTGTGAGGCCGGATGACCGAGtagttgaggccgaatggccgaatggttgaggccAGATGGTCGAGAGCTTGAGGCCGAATAACCGAGACGTTGAGGTCGAATGGTCGAGAGGTGGAGGCCGATTGACCGAATACTTGTGAGGCCGGATGACTGAGtagttgaggccgaatggccgaattgttgaggccgaatgaccaAAAGCTTGAGGCCGAATGATCGAGAcgttgaggccgaatggtcgAGAGGTGGAGGCTGACTGACCGAATACCTGTGAAGTCGAATGGCCAAGTAGTTGGAGCTGAAcacttgatgccaaatttggctaagtacctgagGTCGAATGACCAAATTGTTGAGCCCAAATTTGGTTGAGGTTGAGGTCGAATGGCCAAGAGCTTGAGGCTGAatggccgaatggttgaggtCGAACACGTACCTtggaggccgaatggccaaaTTATTGAGCCCAAATTTGGCTGAGGTTGCGGCCGAATGGTTGAGAGCttaaggccgaatggccgaaagGTGGAGGCCGAATGGTTGAGCCCGGACAcgtgatgccaaatttggctaagtacctgtgaggccatggaaggccgagcagttgaggccgacTGGCCGAATAcctgaggccgaatggccgatatgtggaggccgaatggccgagaatgtgaggccgaatggccgagagttggaggccgaatggttgaggccGAACACGTGATGcaaaatttggctaagtacctgtgaGGCCATGGAAGGCCAATCAGTTGATGCCGATGTTGATGGATCGACaggtgtaccgaatcgcacaagtaatataaaatggtaagaccaagtatcgtatcccaaaggactctcggcactagacagtcgtgtaataactcgattaattaagacttaaagaaaaagagatcattggtttcaaatgcaaaaacagaaaattaaatatgaatgcaagttgaTCGATAGTAGAGTAGCACAatgatgaacgaatgttgtttaatatgagatgagtatgttgtggGGTTAGATTTTTCCAAGTTCCCtgtcatgtatgtaagaattcttctttatgcattaatgttaacgtcactcactaaatcacttaaacccgatccccTGGCGAAATAAGTCTGTCCTTAATTAccagttcatacaattcctagcattcctagtaattaattatgaagGTCAAAagtttaagacgaccaagactcatacccccatCCCTGAGAAgtattactcttgggagtaattcaacaagaacctgaattgtaaggaacctcccagcactcatgcaattcatacaccACGCAAAACATGCAATAAtcacagatgaattactctaacaattaatgaaaaaacatatattattaagaatcaattcaaatacatgagagttcacaaggttacatcatcccccaacaacaaatagagtttagttcaccatagacatggtgaaactagatgaataatggagaagaatgagatagaaaaaccctagaagtAGAAGATGtagagttgtcacatccccaaatctacctccaaggggtgaaaagtgtgtttctgtgctcctcctgcaaaagatacaaaacctaggatgtctgggtcctttaaatagaccaaaaaaagaacaaaatcaaAGTCCGGCCCATGTCGTTGGCGCTCAAGTGccctaaatggggcgcccgggcgtcgAACGGTACTTTCTGGCGCTTAAGCGTCCAAAAGGGGTGCCCAGGCGGTGGCGGTGCAATTCTGGCGCTCAAGCCCCCCCTGAGGGTCGCCTGGGCGCGGTGCGGGAAGAAAACtagcactctggttgacttttctgcattccgaCTCCTTCATTCTTTGACTCATCTTCCAAATCACTTCATTAACCTActaaaacaagggaatttagtcatcAAATCATTaagttcaacctcaactctcttattcacacaacttaatagaaaatcatgatttcaaacaagtttttaagcagaaaagggtgcatttagtatcaaaattacatcatagataacggtattttcaaccgttatcacccGACTGGCCGAATACTCGAGGCCGAATGACCGAGAGGTGGAGGCTGAATGGTCGAGAGGTGGAGCCCTAATGGCCGAGaatgtgaggccgaatggccgagagCTTGAGGCCAAATTGGTCTAAGTTATGAATGCGTCATTGGATCTGTGAAGTCGCAGAAGCTTGTTGACACTGATGACGAGCGTTTCTACAATCCGGATCAATATGTAGAGGTCGGGTCGACATAATGATGTTGAGACTGTGTCCTTGTGGATCATAGGGGATGTCGCTCGGCCTCACGGTGagtgccaaaatgtttcggtttaGGGTTGAAGTCCCTTACTCAAAACGCTCTTGAACGgatgatgaacaaattttcaatccccaaaaacggagtcaaaaacttgttaaccctcggcaagtgtaaccgaatcgtatcaagtaataaacctggtaagaccaagtatcgttctcccaaaggactcacggcctagacagttatgtgatttattgattaattaagacttgtgaacaaattgttgtaagtttcaaatgcaaaagactgaaaagtaaatatatatgcatgtgatgatcaatgggcaagaagaaacaaaacacgtgaattgaaatatatggatgaatatgttgttggcgtttatcaatttcatcctatccactctcttgtatttagaaATTCaccattcttttcattaatgttaatgccactttctaaattactttaaacccgatgtctcggcgaagaaagcctaatcataatcactagtttacaatgtcttgtcttcctagcaattaatcatgcattatagtgaacaaaagcttaaaggcaaccaactatcatactcctatgtctaggtttgtaatatactgttggAAGACTTCCCCAGATCGTGATTTGTAAGGTATCTCTCAATAACAATCCtagggagagaagaggagagctgtcacatccccaaatcgtcCAACCCTAGGGGTACGAAATCTCCTGATATTtacaaatcataagatttatgccatacatgaataaaatatCACAAGCATTTGAGCAAAGGAGAATATCTCTatcaattaatgaaagaaagcatgtatcataaaaatgatcttgaagaacaaattccatacaagagagtttataaggatttacattgattccccaacaacaaaataagtttagttctccatcgtcatggaagaactagatgaacaatggaatgaaagaatggaagagatagaaaaacccgagaaagagaagaggagagccgtcaccatctccaattctatccccaaggggtgaaaactGTGTTTCTgctcgttccagccaaagatccaAACCCTAGAACGttctaaagcttatatattattctaaaaaatacataacAGTAGGTCCAAGCCCAGAAAAGTGTcactcagcggtaaataccgctcagcggtactagcgcgtgtcaattcttcccctcaacgccagttttcccctcagcggtgccaacgatTACTGAAAAGTGGCACTCAGCGGtaaatggcgctgagcggtacttactgattctcttcttttgcactttttgtgtccttttctgattccatctctatcccttttcacttctttcatcaatttcatctcaaaacctgcaaaaacaaggaaatcaagcataaaacctgtccaactctgttatttccaacaattcaacaaaatcatgagttcaagctaatttctaagtcataaaggttgtaattgaagtcaattttaagtataaaaataacagtttttcaactgttatcacaaccccaaacttagaactttgcttgtcctcaagaaaataagatgtaactcaatcttccaccaatccattcaatggttcaccacattcaaaaagtccttctttcaagacaagtaaatactcaatttagctcatcatcaagacttcaatcaagatgtgcaaaTGCTTTTAGTGTTCActcaatcacataatatccaacaaatgctattatcatgaatgatcaatcaactaagcaaagatgttcttatgtgttcatggaatctatcctcactagataaagtgtttctctcaaacacacaagtgtataggagatattcactcattcactctactattacaatgtcacatgaatcaactttgccttccatttaaccataatcaaaaacacttacaagcaagcatcatcacaaggacttttcaatggcttataatgtggttgggctaacaataacaattggtttttctggatcacaaaacccttgagttaggagaatcatctaaacacaaccattcttgattattcccaactttcttttgcattgagcttttctttttcttcttttctttcctttttcttttccttttcacatgcttaacttttagctcattgctttttattttccctttctattttcaaacaaccccaaacttgaacatttatcaataccacaaaatgttttcaacttaactcaaggtaaagcttttcaaaaagggttttcaaatcatgttcaaggctaagggttcaaaggatagaacacataatactctcttttagtgggctaaattcatgcatttggctaacatTAATTCGCATTAGGGGCTTAATGAATCATTACTAGTGGGCTTGGCCTAGGTGGACGGCCATGGGAGGATGGTGGATGACTTTGGCTGTCGGTTTGGGAGGACGGCCATGGGAGGACCATTCGAGAGGACGACCGTGTCAGAGGACCATACAATCATGTGAGAGGATCGTACAATACACAATGGTTTAGTAAGAATATCTGCAACTTGATCTTCTGTTTTGCATTGGATAAGAATCACATCTCCATGTTTCTATACTTGCCTTAAAAAGTATAActtgatgttaaaatgtttagtttttccACGAAACACAAAATTATGAGAGATAgcaattacaacttgattgtctaCAAAAATCTTTGTACTTTCCTTCTACTATAGATTAAGATCAATTAAAATCTTCCTTAGCCACAAAGCTCGATTAACAAGAGTTGTTGCAACAATAAACTCTACCTCAACAGTGGATTGAGTCACTGTTTCTTGCTTTTTTGAGTTCCACAAAAAAACAACAGATCTAATAGTAAAATAGTAGCTTGAAGTGCTCCTCACATCATCAACATAACCTCCCCAATCACTGTCAGAGAAACCAACCAACTTGAACTCCTTGCTCCTTGTAAATTTAACACCAAAACCACTTGTTCCTTTTACATATCGAATCACTCTCTTTGCAACCTTGAGATGAAGTTCACTTGCACAATGCATAAATCTAGATACAATATTCACAACATTCAAAATGTCAAGACGAGTTGCTGTAAGATACATCAAGCAACCAATCAAACTTCTAAAGTACCCTTCATCAACTTTATCAGTACCATCTTCCTTGCACAACTTCTCCTTTTGATTCATAGGAGTATTTGTCTCTTTGCAATCATCCATTccgattttttttagaatttccTTTGTGTTAAAAAAGAATgtctcaatttctcacaccaagagggggtggTGAATTGATGAAGtatagaatttaaaactttcaaaatctttttcaccaaaagtgATGTGATGAGTCATTATTTTCTACTACTAACTTAGCTTTTCGCACCATATTgtgttagtgaattgtgtttaattctcgatttttatctcattttctcgattttaattaatttgaattatttgagcttaattatttcaatcattaTGTGCAGGACAATCACTGTTTGAAAGGTTCAGAAAAAATTTGGATGTATTGCTCATAACCGAACGGTCTGCTGAAGACTTGACTGAACGGTCTGTTGAAGCCTTGATCGAACGACTTGTTGCAAGCCTGCACCAAATGGCCGAGCACTACAAACCAAGCAGTCTGACGAAGTGGTGACCGAATGGTCAGCTAGAGCTTGCATTGATGGACGAGCACCACAGAACCGAACGGTAGAGAGTGCACAATCAACTGAATGGTTGAGCACTAATGACCGAACGACAATCAACTATTGTCTGATGACCGTACGGTCTGCTTAATCATGCACCGAACGGTTTATGGAATCCTATATCGAAAGGTCTTCTGAAGACTGCCCTGAATGGACGAGCACTAGAGAACCGAACGGTCTGACTTCttattgaccgaacggtcaaatgAAGTGACCAGAGGAACTCAACAACAGTGTTGGAAGCACATTCTGGGACTTCAAAAGGTGACCATGTCATTATTAGAGTTTAATTTTGTCTTAGAATGTCATTGGGTCAAACTTTAGGACTTTGGGCCCAATTTTAGGTCATTTTGTAGGACAAGCCCTTTAGGAGGGCATTTTGGTCTTTTGGGTTATATAAAACGCTAAAAGCAAATTTCTCTGCAAGCTCCCCAGCTACCACTTACATTTTCCATTTCTTGGGAgcgtcttcttcttcctcccccTTGGGGGAGGTTTAGGTTTTGCTTTCATTCCATTTTCATGTATTGAACTTCTTTTACATTGCAAATTAATAGTTGAAATCGTTATTgcattcatttcattttatcaaGCTTTGCCACACTGTAGTTTGTTTCTTCTTCGTTATTGTTCATTGTCTTCTTCATTGTTGCGTTCTGGTTTTACGGTTACtgttcatttcatttttcatttgttgCTTTGTTCTCATTCGAGTTTACTGATTCATTCCGTGTTTAGGTTCATTTGGTGCATTTCAATTCAGCTGCAACTTCATTTTTACATTCTGCGCGTTTACTGTTCCAGCATTTTTTT
This Vigna angularis cultivar LongXiaoDou No.4 chromosome 4, ASM1680809v1, whole genome shotgun sequence DNA region includes the following protein-coding sequences:
- the LOC108330328 gene encoding secreted RxLR effector protein 161-like, producing MDDCKETNTPMNQKEKLCKEDGTDKVDEGYFRSLIGCLMYLTATRLDILNVVNIVSRFMHCASELHLKVAKRVIRYVKGTSGFGVKFTRSKEFKLVGFSDSDWGGYVDDVRSTSSYYFTIRSVVFLWNSKKQETVTQSTVEVEFIVATTLVNRALWLRKILIDLNL